ATAAATTCCATTTGTTAATTCGGATGTATTTATTTGTATTTCATTAATCCCAGAACTAAGTTGATCTTTATTTAATTCAGAAACTTTTTTACCAACAAAATTATAAAGTTCAACTTTAACATTTGATTTTTCATTCAAATCAATTGATAAAGTTGTTTGATTACCAGCAGGAATAGGGAATAGGCTCATTTTATTAAAGTCAAAACCTAGATTTTCAATACCTGTTGTATTTAGTGCATTATTAATAGCAGTTTGTAAATTTGATGAATTAAAAGTATTTACAGTACTATTAAAGAAAACACTGTGAGATGAACCACCAAGTACTACGATTTTAGGCATACCAGCCGCTCCATAGTTTGTCATATTGATTGAAGTATTTACAAATCTTTGGGAAAATGCTGATTGTGGCATCCCATTGGTATTTGCCCAACTATTCAATGAACTGCATACTGTATTGGCGTAGTCATCTACCATATAGAAAAATACACGACCTGGATTTGTAGACTGATAACTATTTACAACATTATAAGATGTTTTTGAATTTGGAATACACGTACTACATGGCATTACCCAGCATAAAACAACAACTTTTCCGGCATCAAGTTCAGTAAAAAGATCGTGTGAACCTCCATTACAATCATTACAAGTGAAATTTGTTGCGGTTTGTCCAAAACTCGTAATTCCAAAAATCATTGAGATTAAAAATAGATAGATTTGTTTCATGATATTATTTAGATTAAAATGTTTCAATATTAATAAATAAAGATACAATAATTATGCTGTAAAACATAAT
The Bacteroidia bacterium genome window above contains:
- a CDS encoding T9SS type A sorting domain-containing protein, producing the protein MKQIYLFLISMIFGITSFGQTATNFTCNDCNGGSHDLFTELDAGKVVVLCWVMPCSTCIPNSKTSYNVVNSYQSTNPGRVFFYMVDDYANTVCSSLNSWANTNGMPQSAFSQRFVNTSINMTNYGAAGMPKIVVLGGSSHSVFFNSTVNTFNSSNLQTAINNALNTTGIENLGFDFNKMSLFPIPAGNQTTLSIDLNEKSNVKVELYNFVGKKVSELNKDQLSSGINEIQINTSELTNGIYFIKISVADRNKLMKLIVSH